The Thermosynechococcus sp. genome has a segment encoding these proteins:
- a CDS encoding DUF565 domain-containing protein produces MQRTRLNTLLDRLGAGIQEQLKNPWRRLATLGIAFLFGVFLGLAISSSAGQLGYLDIVASSIVAIVAEVISAMFYSDRWQLRQTLFGEMLNALKFGLLYGLLLVAFLLGS; encoded by the coding sequence ATGCAGCGAACCCGTCTTAATACCCTGCTTGATCGCCTCGGTGCTGGAATTCAGGAGCAGTTAAAAAATCCGTGGCGACGGCTAGCGACACTGGGTATTGCCTTTCTCTTTGGGGTGTTCTTGGGCTTGGCAATTTCCTCTAGTGCGGGTCAACTGGGCTATTTAGATATTGTTGCCTCAAGCATTGTGGCGATCGTTGCCGAAGTGATTAGTGCCATGTTCTATAGCGATCGCTGGCAGCTGCGGCAAACCCTCTTTGGCGAAATGCTCAATGCCCTGAAGTTTGGTTTGCTCTATGGCTTGTTGCTCGTTGCCTTCCTTCTGGGAAGTTAG
- the pdhA gene encoding pyruvate dehydrogenase (acetyl-transferring) E1 component subunit alpha yields MVQERSLPSLSIPQTTITREQGLMLYEDMVLGRTFEDKCAEMYYRGRMFGFVHLYNGQEAVSTGVIKALRPDDYVCSTYRDHVHALSAGVPAREVMAELFGKATGCSKGRGGSMHLFSAKHNFLGGFAFVAEGIPVATGAAFQTMYRRQVMGDAKANQVTACFFGDGASNNGQFFECLNMAALWKLPILFVVENNKWAIGMAHERASSETEIYKKAKVFGMVGEEVDGMDVLAVRTVAEAAIARARAGEGPTLIEALTYRFRGHSLADPDELRSKEEKEFWLKRDPIKKLGAYLVEQELATSEDLRAIEQKVQAIVEDAVTFAEESPEPKPEELYDYIFADE; encoded by the coding sequence ATGGTTCAAGAGCGTAGTCTGCCCTCTTTGTCCATTCCCCAAACAACCATTACCCGTGAGCAAGGGTTAATGCTCTATGAGGATATGGTACTGGGGCGCACCTTTGAAGATAAGTGTGCCGAAATGTACTATCGGGGGCGGATGTTTGGCTTTGTGCACCTCTACAACGGTCAAGAAGCTGTCTCTACGGGCGTGATCAAGGCCTTGCGTCCCGATGACTACGTCTGCAGTACCTATCGCGATCACGTCCATGCCCTGAGTGCTGGTGTGCCTGCCCGTGAAGTGATGGCCGAACTCTTTGGCAAGGCCACAGGGTGCAGCAAAGGCCGGGGCGGCTCAATGCACCTGTTTTCTGCCAAGCATAATTTCTTGGGGGGCTTTGCCTTTGTTGCTGAGGGGATTCCTGTGGCTACGGGGGCTGCCTTTCAGACAATGTATCGCCGTCAAGTGATGGGCGATGCCAAAGCTAATCAGGTCACCGCTTGCTTCTTTGGCGATGGGGCCAGCAATAATGGCCAGTTCTTTGAGTGCTTGAATATGGCAGCTCTTTGGAAATTACCCATTCTCTTTGTTGTGGAAAATAACAAGTGGGCGATCGGCATGGCCCATGAGCGTGCCAGTTCTGAAACAGAAATCTACAAGAAGGCCAAGGTCTTTGGCATGGTGGGTGAGGAAGTAGATGGTATGGATGTGTTGGCGGTGCGTACAGTAGCCGAAGCGGCGATCGCCCGTGCCCGTGCCGGTGAAGGCCCCACCCTCATTGAAGCTTTGACATATCGTTTCCGGGGTCACTCCCTTGCGGATCCTGATGAACTGCGCTCCAAGGAAGAGAAAGAGTTTTGGCTGAAGCGGGATCCTATCAAGAAGCTGGGTGCCTACCTCGTGGAGCAAGAACTCGCCACTAGCGAAGACCTGCGTGCTATTGAGCAAAAAGTACAGGCGATTGTGGAGGATGCTGTGACCTTTGCCGAGGAAAGTCCGGAGCCTAAACCTGAAGAACTCTATGACTACATCTTTGCGGATGAGTAA
- a CDS encoding alpha-E domain-containing protein, with the protein MLSRVADAVYWLNRYIERAENIARFVDVNLNMLLDLPTSLSSQWDPLVLTTGDLPFFQKHYGTATAENVIQFLIFDTTYPNSIISCLRAARENATSIREVISSEMWQQVNAFYTMVREAAKAPEGLEIASFLAQVKQASHLFAGVMDSTMSHNEAWHFGQMGRLLERADKTSRILDVKYYLLLPSVEDVGTSIDELGWIALLKSASAYEMYRKRGSHRITPAGVAEFLILDGEFPRAIRFCLLQVEKSLYRITGTPLGSWHQPVERQLGRLRSQLDYLTIDEIISQGMHEFLDYLQQQMNEVDTQIFQTFFTLEPVKAR; encoded by the coding sequence ATGTTAAGTCGTGTTGCCGATGCGGTCTATTGGTTAAATCGCTACATTGAGCGGGCAGAGAATATTGCTCGTTTTGTTGATGTCAACTTGAATATGCTGCTAGATCTGCCCACGAGTCTTTCCAGTCAATGGGATCCCCTCGTGCTAACAACGGGGGATTTGCCTTTTTTTCAGAAGCACTACGGCACTGCTACGGCTGAAAATGTGATTCAGTTCCTCATCTTTGACACCACCTATCCCAACTCCATCATCTCGTGTCTGCGGGCGGCACGGGAGAATGCCACATCCATTCGCGAGGTGATTTCCTCAGAAATGTGGCAGCAGGTGAATGCCTTCTACACCATGGTGCGCGAGGCAGCTAAAGCCCCTGAGGGCTTAGAGATTGCCAGCTTTTTGGCACAAGTGAAACAGGCCAGTCACCTTTTTGCTGGCGTGATGGACAGCACTATGAGCCACAATGAAGCGTGGCACTTTGGCCAAATGGGACGGTTACTGGAGCGAGCCGATAAAACCTCGCGGATTCTCGATGTGAAATACTATTTGCTGTTGCCCTCAGTGGAAGATGTGGGCACGTCCATTGATGAGTTGGGCTGGATTGCGCTCCTGAAATCTGCCAGTGCCTATGAGATGTACCGTAAACGCGGTTCCCATCGGATTACACCCGCAGGGGTAGCAGAGTTTTTGATTCTCGATGGCGAGTTTCCGCGCGCGATTCGCTTTTGTCTGTTGCAGGTGGAAAAATCCCTCTACAGGATTACAGGGACTCCCTTGGGGAGTTGGCACCAGCCTGTGGAACGCCAACTGGGACGCCTGCGATCGCAACTGGACTATTTGACAATTGATGAAATTATTAGTCAAGGCATGCACGAGTTCCTCGATTACTTGCAGCAGCAAATGAATGAGGTGGATACGCAAATTTTTCAAACGTTCTTTACCTTAGAGCCTGTGAAAGCCCGTTAG
- a CDS encoding nicotinate phosphoribosyltransferase produces the protein MTGFTLATSDYSLLTDLYQLTMVATYAGEDLAWTPASFELSVRRLPRGYTYLVAMGLAQVLEYLQQLRFTPQQIDYLRGLAVFERAPAAFWELLSQSEFRGDVWAVPEGTVVFAQEPLLRIDAPLWQGQWIETCLLNIVNYQTLVATRASRLRQLVGQEVDLLEFGTRRAFSPQASLWAARSALAAGFTATSNVLAAQQLGVVPVGTMAHSLVMAIATLKGTEQEAFTVFLRYYSEGALLVDTYDSLAAIVTLADRQAAGEILVKAVRIDSGDLLSLSQKIRQLLPQVKIIASGDLDEGEIRRLRAAGACIDAYGIGTKLVTGEPVNGVYKLVEINGQGVMKIASGKMTLPGRKQIYRRPSGDCLALASEEQVWGKPLLEPVMKEGCPLYPPESLQTIRDRHRASLAELPETLLDVTQPVVYSPALDALIQELRQRP, from the coding sequence ATGACAGGCTTCACCTTGGCCACCAGTGACTACAGTTTGTTGACGGATCTCTATCAACTGACAATGGTGGCCACCTACGCCGGCGAAGATTTGGCTTGGACACCCGCCAGTTTTGAACTCAGTGTGCGGCGATTGCCCCGCGGCTATACGTATCTGGTGGCGATGGGGTTGGCTCAGGTGCTGGAGTATTTGCAACAGCTGCGGTTTACGCCTCAGCAAATTGATTACCTCAGAGGTCTGGCGGTTTTTGAACGTGCACCGGCAGCATTTTGGGAGCTATTGAGCCAGAGTGAGTTCCGCGGCGATGTCTGGGCGGTTCCGGAAGGCACAGTCGTCTTTGCCCAGGAGCCCCTGCTGCGCATTGACGCCCCCCTCTGGCAAGGCCAGTGGATAGAAACTTGTCTGCTCAATATCGTCAACTACCAAACCCTTGTGGCCACCCGTGCTTCCCGGCTGCGACAGTTGGTGGGGCAAGAGGTGGATCTCCTGGAATTTGGCACGCGGCGCGCCTTCAGTCCCCAAGCGTCCCTGTGGGCAGCCCGCTCCGCCCTAGCGGCAGGATTTACGGCCACTTCCAATGTCCTTGCTGCGCAGCAGTTGGGGGTGGTTCCCGTAGGTACCATGGCCCATTCCCTAGTAATGGCGATCGCCACCCTCAAGGGGACGGAACAGGAGGCCTTTACGGTTTTCTTGCGCTACTACTCTGAAGGGGCACTCTTAGTAGATACCTATGACAGCCTTGCCGCCATTGTCACCCTTGCTGATCGCCAAGCCGCTGGCGAGATTTTGGTCAAGGCGGTGCGCATTGATTCAGGGGATCTCTTGAGCCTCTCCCAAAAAATCCGTCAACTGTTGCCCCAAGTAAAAATCATTGCCAGTGGCGATCTCGATGAGGGGGAAATTCGCCGCCTGCGGGCAGCGGGTGCCTGTATTGATGCCTATGGCATCGGCACGAAGCTGGTTACGGGAGAACCGGTCAACGGTGTCTATAAGCTGGTGGAGATCAATGGTCAGGGGGTAATGAAGATCGCCAGTGGCAAAATGACCCTCCCCGGACGTAAGCAAATTTATCGCCGCCCCAGTGGGGATTGCCTGGCCCTTGCCAGTGAGGAACAGGTTTGGGGTAAACCGCTCCTTGAACCGGTTATGAAGGAAGGGTGCCCCCTTTATCCGCCGGAGTCGTTGCAGACCATTCGCGATCGCCACCGCGCCAGCCTCGCGGAATTGCCAGAGACTCTCTTGGATGTGACCCAGCCCGTGGTTTATTCCCCTGCCCTTGACGCCTTGATCCAGGAGTTACGACAGCGCCCATGA
- a CDS encoding glyoxalase-like domain protein, with amino-acid sequence MLLTPHLLFAWLDGLWDGIFSTQGIMILLLMGYAGAMWLFLSSAPKVYTIMVSDLEHARQFYEQELGLPIADVPLHYYYNYEQTLGVASMDPLYVPSALSYSSSKRPSPSDGLWYQLKKNTQLHVISGASKGERNRQRHVCFDRECLELLLLRIQRRQLRYKMRSDRPLNFLVKDYDGTVIEMAEISARP; translated from the coding sequence ATGCTGTTGACGCCTCACCTCCTATTTGCTTGGCTGGATGGTCTTTGGGATGGGATATTCTCCACCCAAGGAATTATGATCCTGCTGCTGATGGGCTACGCAGGGGCAATGTGGCTCTTTTTGTCCAGCGCTCCCAAGGTTTACACCATCATGGTCTCGGATCTAGAGCACGCACGACAGTTCTATGAGCAGGAATTGGGTTTACCCATTGCCGATGTGCCCCTACACTACTACTACAACTATGAGCAAACCCTTGGGGTGGCCTCGATGGATCCCCTCTATGTACCCTCAGCCCTGAGCTACAGCAGTTCCAAGCGCCCCAGTCCCAGTGATGGTTTGTGGTACCAACTCAAGAAAAATACCCAACTCCATGTCATTAGTGGTGCTAGCAAGGGGGAACGCAATCGCCAGCGCCATGTCTGCTTTGACCGTGAGTGCCTTGAACTCCTGTTGTTGCGGATTCAGCGGCGGCAACTACGCTACAAAATGCGGAGCGATCGCCCCCTCAATTTCCTTGTTAAGGACTACGACGGCACTGTGATTGAAATGGCAGAAATTTCGGCGCGGCCATGA
- the menC gene encoding o-succinylbenzoate synthase, giving the protein MKLPPSPAGAAKPSSADIALCEQLPGYLTPEIMATIPEALPAAQFGFATAWQSVGRLPYRARPWPICALLGSGQAALEQWQQPWQRGQTTFKWKVGVLCPEAEQEILKALLAALPQGAKLRLDANGGWDVATATRWLTWLDRHGNGKIEYVEQPLPPDQWQALLSLAQTVTTAIALDESVVNAAQLQRWVDRGWPGLFVIKPRSLWLLQKR; this is encoded by the coding sequence GTGAAATTGCCCCCCTCCCCGGCTGGGGCAGCGAAACCCTCGAGTGCTGATATTGCCCTGTGTGAGCAACTCCCTGGCTACCTGACCCCAGAGATCATGGCCACGATTCCAGAGGCGTTACCGGCTGCCCAGTTTGGTTTTGCCACCGCATGGCAGAGTGTGGGGCGATTGCCCTATAGAGCGCGTCCTTGGCCAATCTGCGCACTTTTAGGGAGTGGTCAGGCCGCCCTTGAGCAGTGGCAGCAGCCTTGGCAGCGGGGACAGACCACCTTCAAGTGGAAAGTGGGTGTCCTGTGCCCAGAGGCGGAGCAAGAAATTCTCAAGGCGTTACTGGCAGCCCTGCCCCAAGGGGCCAAATTGCGCCTTGATGCCAACGGTGGCTGGGATGTGGCAACTGCAACCCGCTGGTTGACTTGGCTGGATCGCCATGGGAACGGCAAAATTGAGTATGTGGAGCAACCGCTACCCCCTGACCAATGGCAAGCTCTATTGAGCCTTGCCCAAACGGTGACAACAGCGATCGCTCTCGATGAAAGTGTGGTCAATGCTGCGCAATTGCAGCGTTGGGTCGATCGCGGCTGGCCAGGACTCTTTGTGATTAAGCCGCGTTCTCTTTGGCTCCTCCAGAAGCGCTGA
- a CDS encoding NAD+ synthase: protein MAVHLWIAQLNPTVGSLRANAAAIASAVQEIRSQHPVDLVITPELALCGYPPKDLLLNRHFVEAMQQELHHLASALPPEVAVLVGTVLPNPDAGVKGQKPLYNGAALLQAGEVQQVFAKQLLPTYDVFDECRYFAPGSTENLLTLTTATDQLKIGVTICEDLWNNEQFWGQRYYERNPVAELVAQGADLIVNLSASPYCVGKPKLRQALIEHTARQYNCPLIYANQVGGNDDLVFDGTSLAVNRQGEVVSRAQGFREDYLAVRWRNGDLQPTAMIAALARGEAAEIWQALVLGVRDYARKCGFRQVVIGLSGGIDSALVAAIATAAVGNQQVLGVLMPSPYSSADSMTDAKDLAANLGIATQVLPIAPLMQTYSEVLAPLFAGTPSGVAEENIQARIRGTLLMAIANKFGHLLLSTGNKSELAVGYCTLYGDMSGGLAAIADVPKTRVYELCHWLNGQAAQGSPIPDLPIAGPVVIPPPILSKAPSAELRPGQRDQDSLPPYDILDSILARMIDRHQSDQEIAAAGYDLNLVQQVRRMVQRAEFKRQQAAPGLKITDRAFGSGWRMPIAAQW from the coding sequence ATGGCTGTGCATCTGTGGATTGCACAACTGAACCCCACCGTCGGCAGTCTCAGAGCCAATGCAGCAGCGATCGCCAGCGCCGTCCAGGAGATCCGCAGCCAGCACCCTGTGGATTTGGTCATTACCCCTGAGCTGGCCCTCTGTGGCTATCCCCCCAAAGATCTGCTGCTCAACCGCCATTTTGTTGAGGCGATGCAGCAGGAACTGCACCACCTGGCCAGTGCCCTGCCCCCAGAGGTGGCGGTACTGGTGGGAACCGTTTTGCCCAACCCCGATGCTGGCGTCAAGGGTCAAAAGCCGCTCTACAATGGCGCTGCTCTCCTGCAGGCAGGTGAGGTGCAACAGGTCTTTGCCAAGCAGTTGTTGCCCACCTACGATGTCTTTGATGAGTGCCGTTACTTTGCCCCCGGCAGTACAGAGAATCTCTTGACACTGACGACGGCCACCGATCAGCTCAAAATTGGCGTCACGATTTGTGAAGACCTGTGGAACAATGAGCAGTTTTGGGGGCAGCGGTACTACGAGCGCAATCCCGTTGCGGAATTGGTGGCACAGGGAGCGGATCTGATTGTGAATCTCTCGGCCTCCCCCTACTGTGTGGGCAAACCCAAGTTGCGGCAGGCGTTGATTGAGCACACAGCGCGGCAATATAACTGTCCCTTGATCTACGCCAATCAGGTGGGGGGCAATGATGACTTGGTTTTTGATGGCACCAGTTTAGCGGTGAATCGGCAGGGGGAGGTGGTGAGCCGCGCCCAGGGGTTTCGTGAGGACTACCTAGCCGTGCGCTGGCGAAATGGCGATTTGCAACCCACCGCCATGATTGCCGCCTTGGCCAGAGGTGAAGCGGCGGAAATTTGGCAAGCCTTGGTTCTGGGGGTGCGGGATTATGCCCGTAAATGTGGCTTTCGGCAGGTGGTGATTGGTCTCAGTGGCGGCATTGACTCAGCCTTGGTGGCGGCGATCGCGACCGCTGCCGTTGGCAACCAACAGGTGCTGGGGGTGCTGATGCCCTCGCCCTACAGTTCCGCGGACTCAATGACCGATGCCAAGGACTTGGCAGCAAACTTGGGCATTGCCACGCAGGTCTTACCCATTGCCCCCCTGATGCAGACCTACAGCGAGGTGCTGGCTCCCCTTTTTGCCGGCACTCCCAGCGGCGTGGCCGAGGAAAATATCCAAGCCCGCATTCGCGGTACCCTGCTGATGGCGATCGCCAACAAGTTTGGCCACTTGCTCCTTTCCACCGGCAATAAATCAGAACTAGCAGTGGGCTACTGCACCCTCTACGGCGATATGAGTGGCGGTCTGGCCGCCATTGCCGATGTTCCGAAAACCCGTGTTTATGAGCTGTGCCATTGGCTCAATGGCCAGGCAGCGCAGGGTAGTCCCATTCCCGATCTGCCAATCGCTGGCCCCGTCGTAATTCCCCCCCCCATTCTCAGCAAGGCCCCCAGTGCTGAACTACGGCCCGGCCAACGGGATCAGGATAGTCTGCCGCCCTACGACATTCTTGATAGCATTTTGGCACGGATGATCGATCGCCACCAGTCGGATCAAGAAATTGCCGCTGCCGGATACGACCTGAACCTTGTGCAGCAGGTACGGCGCATGGTTCAGCGGGCAGAATTCAAGCGCCAGCAGGCGGCACCGGGCTTAAAAATTACCGATCGCGCCTTTGGTTCCGGTTGGCGGATGCCGATCGCGGCCCAGTGGTAG
- the murQ gene encoding N-acetylmuramic acid 6-phosphate etherase produces the protein MTNLQELPSRGHLLTEQINPASQNLDQLTPLELVDLFNREDAQTLRAIAQAREALAQTISATAARLRQGGRLFYIGAGTSGRLGVLDAAECPPTFCTPPHLVQGILAGGDAALVRSSEGLEDRYEDGAAVVGDRQITAQDVVIGITAGGTTPYVHGALDAAQEVGALTVFMACVPVEQVQRSADIDIRLLVGPELLAGSTRLKAGTATKMALNIISTGVMVQLGKVYGNRMVDVAVTNRKLLDRALRILTDLTGIDRAAAAALLERSGYQVKRALLMHWTGLDALAAQALLAQHNGQLHAARSAALGP, from the coding sequence ATGACAAATCTCCAAGAGCTCCCTAGTCGTGGCCATCTCTTGACAGAGCAGATCAATCCCGCCAGTCAAAACCTCGATCAGCTCACCCCCTTGGAACTGGTTGATCTTTTTAATCGGGAAGATGCCCAGACCCTGCGAGCGATCGCCCAAGCCCGCGAGGCCTTAGCCCAAACCATTAGTGCCACAGCAGCCCGCCTCCGCCAAGGGGGACGGCTTTTTTACATTGGTGCTGGCACCAGTGGTCGTTTGGGGGTTTTGGATGCTGCCGAATGTCCACCCACCTTTTGTACACCGCCCCATTTAGTTCAAGGTATTCTCGCTGGCGGTGACGCAGCCCTGGTGCGCAGTTCCGAAGGGCTAGAGGATCGCTACGAAGACGGTGCAGCCGTGGTGGGCGATCGCCAGATCACGGCTCAAGATGTGGTAATTGGCATTACCGCTGGCGGCACAACTCCCTATGTCCATGGAGCACTAGATGCTGCCCAAGAGGTGGGGGCGCTGACTGTGTTTATGGCCTGCGTTCCCGTGGAACAAGTGCAGCGCAGTGCTGACATTGATATTCGCCTGTTAGTGGGGCCTGAACTTCTTGCTGGATCCACCCGCTTGAAGGCGGGTACCGCAACAAAAATGGCACTGAATATCATTTCCACAGGGGTGATGGTGCAGTTGGGCAAAGTCTATGGCAACCGCATGGTAGATGTGGCCGTCACCAATCGTAAACTTCTGGATCGTGCCCTGCGGATTCTCACTGATCTCACAGGAATTGATCGCGCAGCGGCAGCGGCCCTTCTCGAGCGCAGTGGCTACCAAGTGAAGCGTGCCCTGCTTATGCACTGGACAGGCCTGGACGCCCTTGCTGCCCAAGCCCTACTGGCGCAACATAATGGCCAACTGCACGCGGCCAGAAGTGCTGCCCTTGGCCCCTAG
- a CDS encoding NrtR DNA-binding winged helix domain-containing protein yields the protein MTVSPLPLAEFVVGVDNVIFSVDTEQNRLLVLLVQRQQPPFAGYWSLPGTLVRQGESLEAAAYRTLAEKIHVNNLYLEQLYTFGESDWNRTYGKRYLSVSYFALVRFADAELIAPGELPVQWFALSACPDLAFDHSKILAYGHRRLCNKLEYSPVAFDVLPEYFTLNDLYQFYSTVLGANFSDYSNFRSRLLKLGILQDTHQKVIRGAGRPATLYRFDREAFAPLKDKPLVFV from the coding sequence ATGACGGTCTCCCCTTTGCCCCTGGCAGAATTTGTCGTTGGCGTGGACAATGTCATTTTCTCCGTGGATACGGAGCAAAATCGCCTGCTGGTGCTCCTGGTGCAGCGACAACAGCCTCCCTTTGCCGGTTATTGGAGCCTCCCCGGCACCCTGGTGCGGCAGGGGGAATCCCTTGAAGCCGCTGCCTACCGCACCCTAGCGGAAAAAATTCACGTCAATAACCTCTATCTGGAGCAACTGTACACCTTTGGCGAATCGGACTGGAATCGCACCTATGGCAAACGCTATCTGTCTGTGAGTTACTTTGCCTTGGTGCGCTTTGCCGATGCCGAACTCATTGCTCCCGGGGAGTTGCCAGTGCAGTGGTTTGCCCTGAGTGCCTGTCCTGATCTGGCCTTTGATCACAGCAAAATTTTGGCCTATGGTCACCGCCGCCTCTGCAATAAGCTGGAGTATAGCCCTGTGGCCTTTGATGTGCTGCCGGAGTATTTCACCCTCAACGATCTCTATCAGTTCTACAGCACCGTTTTAGGGGCTAACTTTTCCGACTACTCTAACTTCCGCTCCCGGCTTCTGAAATTGGGTATCTTGCAAGATACGCACCAGAAAGTCATCCGCGGGGCGGGGCGACCGGCAACCCTCTACCGCTTCGATCGCGAGGCCTTTGCGCCCCTGAAGGATAAGCCCCTTGTTTTTGTCTAA
- the coaD gene encoding pantetheine-phosphate adenylyltransferase, whose product MLAVYPGSFDPITLGHLDIIERGARLFSEVIVAIAHNPQKKALFSVSQRIKQVQAATSHLKNVRVDTFDGLTVEYARSQRAKVLLRGLRVLSDFEYELQMSHTNKSLWPEIETVFLTTSNEYSFLSSSLVKEIARFGGNVRHLVPASVAKDLEACFTQTPIPSQPPLE is encoded by the coding sequence ATGCTTGCTGTTTATCCCGGCAGTTTTGATCCCATTACCCTAGGGCACTTGGATATTATTGAGCGGGGTGCTCGTCTCTTTAGCGAAGTTATTGTGGCGATCGCCCACAACCCTCAGAAAAAAGCCCTCTTTAGCGTCAGCCAAAGGATCAAGCAAGTACAGGCGGCTACCAGCCACCTAAAAAATGTGCGGGTGGATACGTTTGATGGCCTGACCGTTGAGTACGCGCGATCGCAGCGGGCAAAGGTTCTTCTGCGGGGGCTGCGGGTTCTGTCGGACTTTGAATACGAGCTTCAGATGTCCCACACCAATAAAAGCCTTTGGCCAGAAATTGAGACGGTGTTCCTCACCACGTCCAATGAGTATAGTTTCTTAAGTAGTAGCTTAGTAAAAGAAATTGCCCGATTTGGCGGTAATGTCCGTCATCTTGTACCAGCCAGTGTTGCAAAGGATTTAGAAGCATGCTTTACTCAAACACCAATCCCATCTCAACCACCACTGGAGTAA
- a CDS encoding ATP synthase F0 subunit B translates to MLYSNTNPISTTTGVNETLDAPSAALQLLQQLQKLEELLILEGTKIPLTGRKLIDEEQLLNQLAQIEQAIPESVRTAQRILNQREEIIKQAQYRAQEILRAAEQRAVQISDELRIRQQAELEAQKIRQQVQQEVELMRQRALEEINLLRQNTEKELAHLRQLTRHECQERQQEADAYADRTLAEMERQLKEMLAVIQNGRQYLKQHQAHH, encoded by the coding sequence ATGCTTTACTCAAACACCAATCCCATCTCAACCACCACTGGAGTAAACGAAACCCTCGATGCCCCCTCTGCTGCACTGCAACTGTTGCAACAACTACAAAAGCTGGAAGAACTCCTGATTCTTGAAGGAACGAAGATTCCGCTGACAGGGCGCAAGCTCATTGATGAAGAGCAGCTCCTTAACCAGCTTGCCCAGATTGAACAGGCGATCCCTGAATCAGTGAGGACGGCGCAACGAATTCTCAATCAGCGTGAGGAGATCATCAAACAAGCCCAGTACCGCGCCCAAGAAATTCTCCGTGCCGCAGAGCAACGGGCTGTCCAAATAAGCGATGAGTTGCGGATTCGCCAGCAGGCAGAACTAGAAGCTCAGAAAATTCGCCAGCAGGTGCAGCAAGAGGTGGAACTGATGCGCCAGCGGGCGCTCGAGGAAATCAATCTGCTACGGCAAAATACAGAAAAAGAACTCGCCCACCTGCGTCAACTGACCCGCCATGAATGTCAGGAGCGGCAACAAGAAGCGGATGCCTACGCCGATCGCACCCTTGCGGAAATGGAACGGCAACTCAAGGAAATGCTAGCGGTGATTCAAAACGGGCGCCAATACCTCAAGCAGCACCAAGCCCACCATTAA
- a CDS encoding nicotinate-nucleotide adenylyltransferase, producing the protein MTIALFGTSADPPTAAHGEILQWLSDRYDRVFVWAADNPFKGQQTPLPYRQAMLNLLVRSLNRPNVEHHPELSHPYTLYSVEQVKQQWPHEPLTLVIGSDVLAKLPQWYQAARLLKQVKLLVLQRPGVILDPKDWQAVQQLCPQMELADYRGPAVSSSTYRQQRDTQQLLPAIAQYIQEQGLYSHP; encoded by the coding sequence ATGACTATTGCCCTCTTTGGTACCAGTGCCGATCCACCAACAGCCGCCCACGGAGAGATTCTCCAGTGGTTGAGCGATCGCTATGACCGTGTTTTCGTGTGGGCAGCGGATAACCCCTTCAAGGGGCAGCAAACCCCCTTGCCCTATCGCCAAGCCATGCTGAATTTACTGGTGCGCAGTCTCAACCGCCCCAATGTCGAGCATCACCCCGAACTCAGCCACCCTTACACCCTCTATTCCGTTGAGCAGGTGAAGCAGCAGTGGCCCCATGAACCGCTTACCCTGGTGATTGGCAGTGATGTCCTTGCGAAGCTACCGCAGTGGTATCAGGCGGCGCGACTCCTTAAGCAGGTAAAGCTCTTGGTTTTGCAGCGTCCCGGCGTTATCCTTGACCCCAAGGACTGGCAAGCCGTGCAGCAACTGTGTCCCCAGATGGAACTGGCAGACTATCGCGGGCCGGCGGTTTCTTCTAGCACCTATCGGCAACAGCGGGATACCCAACAACTCCTGCCAGCGATCGCCCAGTATATTCAGGAGCAAGGACTTTACTCGCACCCATGA